The proteins below are encoded in one region of Paenibacillus sp. YYML68:
- a CDS encoding DUF948 domain-containing protein, which yields MWWQWGLAVCMIAFIAVAVSVIRFLFHAQSAMKRTETSLLALQHDAHRAVAESVRTLETSAAILGNVKRKLEATDAWFEAASETGEAVRSIIRTVDQLTQAVEATVTDAKKAVQERQDTFSGALECSAAVFSLISRIQASRPTKTKE from the coding sequence ATGTGGTGGCAATGGGGGCTGGCGGTCTGTATGATCGCCTTCATAGCAGTAGCGGTAAGTGTAATCCGGTTTCTGTTCCATGCGCAGTCTGCGATGAAACGTACCGAGACGTCGCTTCTAGCACTTCAGCACGATGCGCATCGAGCGGTCGCAGAATCCGTCCGGACGCTTGAGACGTCTGCAGCGATTCTAGGTAATGTGAAGCGGAAGCTGGAAGCGACCGATGCGTGGTTCGAAGCGGCTAGCGAAACAGGTGAAGCTGTCCGCTCCATAATCCGCACCGTTGATCAGCTTACGCAGGCAGTGGAAGCGACGGTCACGGACGCCAAGAAGGCAGTGCAGGAACGGCAAGACACGTTCAGTGGAGCGCTGGAATGCTCAGCAGCGGTGTTCTCTCTCATCTCTCGCATTCAAGCCTCTAGACCTACGAAAACAAAGGAGTGA
- a CDS encoding YtxH domain-containing protein has translation MANENNGKKFVVGAVVGTLLGAVTALLLAPKSGRELRADLAEGYECVSEKTQQVAGEVGVKTKELATALSEQSNTAVQTIRSQTSEWAGKAKELALQARDEVKAWRASKSTGSVQKPVEQAPVAATAVEEESGESVEAEAK, from the coding sequence ATGGCAAACGAGAATAACGGTAAAAAATTCGTCGTCGGTGCAGTCGTCGGTACATTGCTCGGTGCGGTAACAGCTCTCTTGCTAGCACCCAAATCGGGCCGCGAGCTGCGCGCTGATCTAGCTGAAGGGTACGAGTGCGTCAGCGAGAAGACGCAGCAGGTTGCAGGCGAAGTAGGCGTGAAGACGAAGGAGCTGGCGACGGCGTTGTCTGAGCAATCGAATACAGCTGTTCAAACGATTCGCAGCCAGACGTCAGAATGGGCGGGTAAGGCCAAAGAGCTTGCCCTGCAAGCTCGTGATGAGGTGAAGGCATGGCGTGCAAGCAAGTCGACAGGCTCCGTTCAGAAGCCAGTAGAACAGGCGCCAGTTGCAGCCACTGCGGTGGAAGAAGAGTCAGGTGAGTCAGTCGAAGCTGAAGCGAAGTAA
- a CDS encoding phosphodiester glycosidase family protein, whose amino-acid sequence MSARIPGPSRVQTTSAPVRRKQASSKRGSSVPLTLFLYTVFVLFVFGMLFMLWFFLTKPGTDLRFMMADTLITTQHRHWAKYLIGSEELEKRVNRYWAQFDIYSGVKDEGLVKVASKDPKQTKEAPKPLIEVEDISGTNFKGKLLTVRDPKSLRIAVPGKAGKGEKVSSMVQRLGAKAGVNAGGFVDPEWKGNGFQPTGLVMSGGKLFYNDGAMNTANHIVGIDKEGRMVAGKYSPNELMKMGVQEAVTFAPKFIVNGVGLIKNQADGWGIAPRTAMAQKEDGTIMFAVIDGRQPHSIGATLYDIQGIFLERGAVTAANLDGGSSSVLVVDNKIVNKPSSEYGERYLPTAWLIFDEPDQADIDNIWEGLDPRKIDPSKW is encoded by the coding sequence ATGTCCGCAAGAATACCGGGCCCCTCCCGTGTGCAGACAACCTCTGCCCCCGTTCGGAGAAAGCAGGCTTCCAGCAAACGTGGATCTTCCGTTCCGCTAACGCTATTTTTGTACACCGTATTCGTACTGTTCGTCTTCGGCATGCTCTTCATGCTCTGGTTCTTCTTAACGAAGCCGGGCACCGACCTGCGCTTCATGATGGCGGATACGCTGATCACGACGCAGCATCGACACTGGGCCAAGTATTTAATTGGCAGCGAGGAGCTAGAGAAGCGAGTGAACCGATATTGGGCACAGTTCGATATTTATTCCGGCGTGAAGGATGAAGGGCTCGTCAAGGTAGCCTCGAAGGATCCGAAGCAGACGAAGGAAGCTCCGAAGCCGCTCATCGAGGTCGAGGATATATCCGGGACGAACTTCAAGGGCAAGCTGCTCACGGTTCGCGACCCGAAGTCGCTGCGCATCGCTGTTCCCGGTAAGGCGGGCAAGGGAGAGAAAGTATCCAGCATGGTTCAGCGTCTAGGAGCCAAGGCAGGCGTTAATGCAGGAGGCTTCGTCGATCCGGAGTGGAAGGGCAACGGCTTCCAGCCGACCGGACTTGTCATGTCGGGAGGCAAGCTGTTCTACAACGACGGCGCCATGAATACGGCGAACCATATCGTCGGTATCGATAAGGAAGGACGCATGGTGGCAGGGAAATATTCGCCGAACGAGCTCATGAAGATGGGCGTGCAGGAGGCGGTCACCTTCGCTCCCAAGTTTATCGTGAACGGCGTTGGCTTAATCAAGAATCAAGCCGATGGCTGGGGAATCGCTCCCCGCACCGCCATGGCCCAGAAGGAGGACGGCACGATTATGTTCGCCGTCATTGACGGTAGACAGCCACACTCCATCGGTGCGACGCTATATGATATTCAAGGCATCTTCCTTGAACGCGGAGCCGTCACTGCAGCGAACCTAGACGGCGGTTCCTCCTCCGTGCTGGTTGTAGATAACAAGATCGTCAACAAGCCTTCGAGTGAATACGGTGAGCGCTATTTGCCTACCGCATGGCTTATTTTCGACGAACCGGATCAGGCTGATATTGATAACATATGGGAAGGTCTTGACCCTAGGAAGATCGATCCATCCAAATGGTAA
- a CDS encoding bifunctional diguanylate cyclase/phosphodiesterase has protein sequence MQKIPVTRDGKRGSEVLIIDARDVIKIDKIRDREIIIHTKSEQYYLDYSFDNLEEWLFEDGFRQLDTSNIVNMNHVEDYDTKRGLLYLGSDNKKLAKTATAARIHKEHIENAVKLIKTARMTTEESGTEAYEQLFSNIISETNDYQLLRSYATIRAVNERKRAEDKILHMAYHDALTNLPNRLLFDEKLRASFEDASRNGSNLAVIFFDLDRFKVINDTLGHHVGDLLLQKLARKLQVYVKEKDIVARFGGDEFIILLTNVNHVDEAAQFAKGIPDLLKEPFIIDNHELFVTASIGISLYPQDGSEVETLLKNADIAMYRSKEKGGNSYHYYNKDMNKRSLHRLNLEIHLRKALERGEFRVHYQPIVDLKNGTVFGMESLVRWQHPEWGMVSPGEFIPLAEETGLIVPIGNWVLRQACIQNKRWQTKGAPPLVVSVNISAIQFHQINFVNVVIDALNESGLHPELLCLEITENIAMNNMPYILETMHKLKLLGVRISIDDFGTGYSSLSYLKRFRVHTLKIDQSFIRDVTSDEDNAAIVTALIAMSHRLKIKSLAEGVETQEQLQFLLSQGCDEIQGYVFSKPMPADDFEYMIKENKQLYMN, from the coding sequence ATGCAAAAAATACCCGTTACTCGAGACGGCAAGAGAGGCTCTGAGGTGCTCATTATTGACGCTCGCGACGTTATCAAAATTGATAAAATTCGCGATCGTGAAATTATTATCCATACCAAATCCGAGCAATACTACCTCGACTACTCTTTCGACAACTTAGAAGAATGGCTATTCGAGGACGGGTTCCGTCAGCTTGATACCTCCAATATTGTGAACATGAATCATGTGGAGGATTATGACACAAAGCGCGGTCTCCTCTATCTCGGCTCTGACAACAAGAAGTTAGCCAAGACGGCAACAGCTGCCCGCATTCATAAAGAGCATATCGAGAATGCCGTGAAGCTTATCAAGACCGCTCGGATGACGACCGAGGAATCAGGCACGGAAGCTTATGAACAGCTATTCTCTAACATTATCAGCGAAACGAACGACTATCAGTTGCTTCGATCTTATGCTACGATTCGGGCCGTGAACGAGCGCAAACGAGCTGAAGATAAAATTTTGCACATGGCCTATCACGATGCATTAACGAACTTGCCGAACCGTCTCTTATTCGACGAGAAGCTGCGCGCCTCCTTCGAAGATGCAAGCCGCAATGGCAGTAATCTGGCTGTTATCTTCTTTGACCTCGATCGCTTTAAGGTCATCAATGATACACTTGGACATCATGTCGGCGACCTCTTGCTTCAGAAGCTTGCACGCAAGCTGCAGGTATATGTGAAGGAGAAGGACATCGTTGCACGCTTCGGCGGAGACGAATTTATAATATTGTTGACGAATGTGAACCATGTCGATGAGGCTGCTCAATTCGCCAAGGGCATTCCTGACCTACTGAAGGAACCGTTCATCATTGACAACCACGAGCTGTTCGTAACGGCAAGCATTGGCATCAGCTTATATCCACAGGATGGCAGCGAAGTCGAGACGCTGCTCAAGAACGCGGATATCGCGATGTATCGTTCCAAAGAAAAAGGAGGGAATTCATACCATTACTACAATAAGGACATGAACAAGCGGTCCTTACATCGACTGAACCTGGAAATCCATTTGCGCAAAGCGCTGGAGCGCGGTGAGTTTCGAGTTCATTACCAACCCATCGTTGATCTGAAGAACGGTACCGTATTCGGTATGGAATCTCTCGTAAGGTGGCAGCACCCCGAATGGGGGATGGTATCTCCCGGAGAATTCATTCCGCTCGCGGAGGAAACCGGACTAATTGTGCCGATCGGCAATTGGGTGCTGCGTCAAGCATGCATCCAAAATAAGCGATGGCAGACTAAAGGGGCCCCTCCTCTTGTCGTCTCCGTTAACATATCGGCCATCCAGTTTCACCAAATTAACTTCGTAAATGTTGTGATAGATGCTCTGAACGAGTCTGGACTTCACCCAGAGCTGCTCTGTCTGGAGATTACCGAGAATATCGCCATGAACAACATGCCGTATATTCTCGAGACGATGCATAAGCTGAAGCTGCTCGGGGTGCGTATTTCGATTGACGATTTCGGGACAGGCTATTCGTCCTTAAGCTACTTGAAACGTTTCCGTGTCCATACGCTTAAGATCGACCAGTCATTCATTCGCGATGTTACATCCGATGAAGATAATGCGGCCATCGTTACAGCCTTGATTGCGATGAGCCATCGTCTCAAGATCAAGTCATTGGCTGAAGGCGTGGAGACGCAGGAGCAGCTGCAGTTTCTTCTGTCACAAGGCTGCGACGAAATTCAAGGGTACGTGTTCAGCAAGCCGATGCCTGCGGATGATTTTGAGTATATGATCAAGGAGAATAAGCAACTATATATGAATTAA
- a CDS encoding cyclic lactone autoinducer peptide has translation MKKMIAVLANGALVALATMFMTTNTVWTHRPELPTELLKK, from the coding sequence ATGAAAAAAATGATCGCTGTACTTGCTAATGGAGCTTTAGTGGCACTTGCCACAATGTTCATGACCACGAATACGGTCTGGACTCATCGCCCTGAATTGCCAACTGAACTGCTCAAGAAATAA
- a CDS encoding accessory gene regulator B family protein, whose product MNFIDRSALSLTHSIRKHNSDAASETVLFYALSLLINSAVSVLIVMTISTITGKIADALLVILAYTILRIVSGGLHLRTSLACCLTSATIFLTAAHAAYEFAVIGVLLNTVAFILVLIYAPSDIKSVSRIDPKYYPMLKCVSALIVASNFYFQLPVLTTAFLIQALLTTPFMKKAVDYIEGRLY is encoded by the coding sequence ATGAACTTCATTGATCGCTCAGCTCTATCGCTGACGCACAGTATTCGCAAGCATAATTCGGATGCTGCTTCCGAAACCGTATTGTTCTACGCACTGAGTCTGCTGATCAATTCGGCTGTGTCCGTACTCATTGTAATGACAATATCTACGATTACAGGGAAGATAGCCGACGCATTGCTCGTCATTCTCGCTTATACCATACTCCGTATAGTTAGTGGTGGTTTGCACCTGCGTACGTCATTAGCTTGTTGCTTAACTTCAGCTACCATTTTCTTAACAGCTGCACATGCAGCTTATGAGTTTGCGGTTATCGGGGTACTATTGAATACAGTGGCTTTCATTCTAGTCCTGATCTATGCCCCTTCCGATATAAAGAGTGTGAGCCGGATCGATCCGAAGTATTATCCCATGCTTAAATGTGTATCCGCTCTCATTGTTGCCAGTAACTTTTATTTTCAGTTACCCGTGTTGACAACAGCCTTCCTAATCCAGGCGTTGCTAACGACGCCCTTCATGAAAAAGGCTGTTGATTATATTGAGGGGAGATTGTACTAA
- a CDS encoding CPBP family intramembrane glutamic endopeptidase, whose amino-acid sequence MNNKLISYRQPALVVLFVLTAGPGPILFFLNPYTITFLPLVFLAGAYYLYQDELRLTDWNAILRSQDNLSLIRTAIQWGIYAHAINYFLMYKVPGSPMTNTLLAQYPMMALNAALFGPVIEEVVYRKIIFGSLIRMMSFWPSAILSSIIFALAHFSVKLFLAYAGVGLVLCWVYRKSGSLLPPILVHAALNIIGVAAMTLQL is encoded by the coding sequence ATGAACAACAAGCTGATCTCCTACAGGCAGCCGGCCCTCGTCGTGCTCTTCGTGCTGACAGCAGGCCCAGGACCGATCCTGTTCTTCCTAAATCCTTATACAATAACGTTCCTCCCTCTCGTATTCCTGGCTGGAGCTTACTATCTGTATCAAGATGAGCTTCGTCTAACGGACTGGAATGCCATTCTGCGCAGTCAGGATAACCTCTCCCTCATTCGTACAGCGATTCAATGGGGCATATATGCTCACGCCATCAACTATTTTCTTATGTACAAGGTTCCCGGCAGCCCAATGACCAATACATTGCTTGCCCAGTATCCCATGATGGCGCTTAATGCGGCCTTGTTCGGCCCTGTCATCGAGGAAGTGGTCTACCGCAAGATCATTTTCGGTTCTTTAATTCGCATGATGTCGTTCTGGCCGTCTGCCATACTATCATCGATCATCTTTGCACTCGCTCATTTTAGTGTGAAGCTATTTCTCGCCTATGCTGGCGTAGGATTAGTTCTATGCTGGGTGTATCGAAAGTCGGGAAGCCTTCTGCCGCCTATTCTAGTGCATGCTGCACTGAACATCATTGGCGTGGCTGCCATGACCCTCCAATTATGA
- a CDS encoding helix-turn-helix domain-containing protein yields MGQPIPEFGKFLETLRGSMSLREAAKKSGLSHAYIRDLELERNRSTNDKITPSPDTLQKLSIAYSYPYTELMIKAGHLTSNDIPKSGGSVKSNVELSGVHYIEIAMKDIVYYMGTSTVSRNVESLIDFSSFLDELEEAGFRKVDANLYVNFNHIRKYDERRGKLYFTEDGSGSSVTLTAMRQKKYHDQIMRSTASNTNKSLEFTLSKSTRGVVISSLEDRA; encoded by the coding sequence ATGGGACAACCTATTCCTGAATTCGGTAAATTTCTCGAAACACTTCGAGGCTCCATGTCGTTAAGAGAGGCGGCCAAGAAGAGCGGGCTGTCGCATGCATACATACGAGATTTGGAGCTCGAGCGCAACCGTTCCACGAACGATAAGATTACACCTTCTCCAGACACACTACAGAAGCTGTCCATCGCTTACAGCTATCCGTATACGGAGCTCATGATCAAGGCTGGCCATCTTACTAGCAATGATATACCGAAATCCGGGGGCAGTGTCAAATCGAACGTAGAGCTTAGCGGTGTGCATTACATTGAAATTGCCATGAAAGACATCGTGTACTACATGGGAACGTCAACCGTATCCCGTAACGTAGAGTCGTTGATCGACTTCAGCTCATTCCTAGACGAGCTGGAGGAGGCTGGCTTTCGCAAGGTAGACGCCAATCTTTATGTTAATTTCAATCATATCCGTAAATACGATGAGCGGCGAGGTAAGCTTTACTTTACCGAAGACGGCAGCGGTAGCAGCGTTACATTAACCGCAATGAGACAGAAGAAGTATCACGATCAGATCATGCGTAGTACGGCTTCCAATACGAACAAAAGCCTCGAATTTACATTAAGCAAGAGCACTCGTGGCGTTGTAATTTCATCTTTAGAGGATCGTGCCTAG
- a CDS encoding glycoside hydrolase family 15 protein, translating to MARDLPVGNGNVLVNFDTHYNMRDIYFPYVGQENQAIDHLSHFGVWTAEDFMWIDHPELKKKAGYLNDSMITNVTAVHERLGLKLLLRDGVDHQKDVFVRKVVVTNDWDRERTVKLYFHLDLHLYGNGVGDTVYYDPDLRSLVFYKGHRYMSLSCRTAEGSGSEPSSFAIGQKGIHRLEGTWRDAEDGQLGCNPIAQGSVDGTIELELTVPAGGSKEAWFWISFGRSYAEVKKLEAEVRSLTPHRLLQRTYNYWLEWLASDRHDLSLLTADMASFYKRSLLIIRTNMDNRGAIVAANDSDILKFARDTYSYMWPRDGALITHALDRSGYHALTRRFFNFCKNGLAEEGYLLHKYNPDGSAGSSWHPYIDEQGGKRLPIQEDETALVLYALWHHHKLGGTLSEAGDDYKSFVIPAADFLAAYMDASGLVLPSYDLWEERYGVHLYTAAAVYGGLQAAAMFAEQFRDKLRAIRYRDEADKLKLAVERSMVTEDGRFVRSLYWNADRQTYEPDMTLDASMYGVFDFGLFPVDDARVVATMKAIRDQLWVKTDVGGIARYTNDYYHQVTRDVENVPGNPWFICTLWYAEYVIAAAKDESGLKEAEELLRWTMGHALPSGVLAEQLHPFTGAPLSVSPLTWSHASFVKVVQEYVSKLKWFRQHRRSREDVSDARLLASSATGGAAE from the coding sequence ATGGCTCGTGATTTGCCTGTAGGTAACGGCAACGTGCTCGTTAATTTCGATACCCATTACAATATGCGTGATATTTATTTCCCTTATGTCGGTCAAGAAAATCAGGCCATTGATCATTTATCCCACTTCGGCGTGTGGACCGCTGAAGATTTCATGTGGATCGATCATCCGGAGCTGAAGAAGAAGGCAGGGTATTTGAACGATTCGATGATTACGAACGTAACAGCTGTCCATGAGCGTCTTGGCTTGAAGCTGCTGCTTCGCGATGGTGTGGATCATCAGAAGGACGTATTCGTGCGCAAGGTAGTTGTTACGAACGATTGGGACCGGGAGCGGACGGTGAAGCTATATTTTCATCTGGATCTGCATCTGTATGGCAATGGCGTCGGGGATACGGTCTATTATGATCCGGACCTTCGTTCGTTGGTGTTCTACAAGGGTCACCGCTATATGTCGCTGTCGTGTCGGACGGCAGAGGGGAGCGGCTCAGAGCCTTCCTCATTCGCCATCGGACAGAAGGGGATCCATCGACTGGAGGGGACATGGAGAGATGCAGAGGACGGACAGCTCGGATGTAATCCGATCGCTCAAGGCTCAGTTGATGGGACCATTGAGTTAGAATTGACGGTGCCTGCGGGGGGCTCGAAGGAAGCGTGGTTCTGGATAAGCTTCGGACGCAGCTATGCTGAGGTCAAGAAGCTGGAAGCGGAAGTGCGCAGTCTGACCCCGCATCGGCTGCTGCAGCGCACGTATAATTATTGGTTGGAGTGGCTTGCCTCTGACCGTCATGATCTCAGCCTGCTGACGGCTGATATGGCTTCGTTCTACAAGCGCAGCTTGCTCATTATCCGCACGAATATGGATAACCGCGGGGCTATTGTCGCGGCGAATGACTCAGACATCCTGAAGTTCGCGCGGGATACATATTCGTATATGTGGCCGCGGGATGGCGCGTTGATTACGCATGCGCTCGATCGCTCAGGCTATCACGCGTTGACAAGGCGGTTCTTCAACTTCTGCAAGAACGGGCTGGCGGAGGAAGGCTATCTGCTGCACAAATATAATCCGGATGGCTCGGCCGGCTCCAGCTGGCATCCGTATATCGATGAGCAGGGGGGCAAGCGACTACCGATTCAGGAGGATGAGACGGCGCTCGTGCTGTATGCCCTGTGGCATCATCACAAGCTGGGCGGGACACTTAGCGAGGCGGGAGACGATTACAAGTCGTTCGTCATCCCGGCTGCTGATTTCCTAGCGGCGTATATGGACGCTTCGGGACTCGTTCTGCCGTCCTACGATCTGTGGGAGGAGCGTTACGGCGTACATCTGTACACAGCGGCTGCCGTATACGGGGGCCTGCAAGCGGCAGCGATGTTCGCTGAGCAGTTCCGTGATAAGCTGCGGGCGATTCGATACCGTGACGAGGCAGACAAGCTGAAGCTCGCCGTAGAGCGCAGCATGGTGACGGAGGACGGCCGCTTCGTGCGTTCCTTGTATTGGAATGCGGATCGACAGACGTATGAGCCAGATATGACACTGGACGCAAGTATGTATGGCGTCTTCGACTTCGGGCTGTTCCCTGTGGACGATGCGCGTGTCGTTGCGACGATGAAGGCGATCCGTGACCAGCTGTGGGTGAAGACGGACGTCGGCGGCATTGCGAGGTACACGAACGATTATTACCATCAGGTGACGCGGGATGTAGAGAACGTGCCGGGCAACCCGTGGTTCATCTGCACGCTCTGGTATGCCGAATATGTCATCGCCGCAGCGAAGGATGAGTCCGGGCTGAAGGAGGCGGAGGAGCTGCTGCGCTGGACGATGGGCCATGCGCTGCCGAGCGGCGTGCTGGCGGAGCAGCTGCATCCGTTCACGGGAGCGCCGCTGTCCGTATCGCCTCTGACTTGGTCGCATGCCTCGTTCGTCAAGGTGGTACAGGAGTATGTGTCCAAGCTGAAGTGGTTTCGTCAGCACCGTCGCAGCCGGGAGGACGTCAGCGATGCGCGTCTGTTAGCTAGCTCCGCTACAGGAGGTGCAGCCGAGTGA
- a CDS encoding glucose 1-dehydrogenase, whose product MSDRMKAVRVTGLTDPLDHREDDAASGALRLKPMLELAEVPRPKRVSKTDVLVRVLCVGMDGTDREIVSEQYGVPPLGEHSLILGHESLGVVMEADAATGLKPGDAVTALVRRPCGQPDCVNCRNGKPDFCETGAYVERGIKGMHGFLSEYYVEDARYLVKVSSSMLTLGVLAEPQSIVEKVWDEVQRIQQRLIWQPKTAVVLGSGPLGLLAALTCRTLGLDTYVWSKSPADSAAADIVRACGAHYKQASGASSTEAAMFGHRATVGDERQSEESEKPISPLDAFLKGHGKRADLILECTGYSPLAFDAMTALGPNGVLALLGVTPGNRREKVSVDRINHELVLENKCVLGSVNASRKDFETGLYRLGRMESLFPGVLDRLLTDRLTMEQVAQLDFSGIGVKAVVDVIPQSEWTRLAAASEGEVAYSFSV is encoded by the coding sequence GTGAGCGATCGAATGAAGGCTGTACGTGTGACGGGCTTAACCGACCCTCTGGACCATCGGGAGGATGATGCGGCCTCGGGAGCGCTCAGGCTGAAGCCGATGCTCGAGCTGGCCGAGGTGCCCCGTCCGAAGCGCGTAAGTAAGACCGACGTGCTGGTTCGTGTACTGTGCGTTGGTATGGACGGTACGGACCGGGAGATCGTGAGCGAGCAGTACGGCGTTCCGCCTCTCGGGGAGCACTCCCTGATTCTCGGGCACGAATCGCTCGGCGTCGTGATGGAGGCGGACGCTGCGACCGGCTTGAAGCCGGGAGATGCGGTTACCGCGCTCGTGCGCAGACCTTGCGGTCAGCCGGATTGCGTGAATTGCCGCAACGGGAAGCCAGACTTCTGCGAGACAGGGGCGTATGTCGAACGCGGCATTAAGGGGATGCACGGCTTCTTGTCCGAGTATTACGTGGAGGATGCGCGTTACTTGGTCAAGGTGTCGTCCTCGATGCTAACACTCGGGGTGCTGGCCGAGCCGCAGAGCATCGTCGAGAAGGTATGGGACGAAGTGCAGCGTATTCAGCAGCGGCTCATTTGGCAGCCGAAAACAGCCGTCGTGCTCGGCTCAGGGCCTCTGGGACTGCTGGCGGCGCTCACGTGCCGAACGCTTGGCCTTGACACGTACGTCTGGAGTAAGTCGCCTGCTGATTCCGCGGCGGCGGATATCGTTCGGGCGTGCGGTGCGCATTACAAGCAGGCTAGTGGGGCGAGTTCCACTGAAGCTGCGATGTTCGGGCATCGAGCAACTGTCGGGGATGAGCGGCAATCTGAGGAATCAGAGAAGCCGATTTCTCCGTTGGATGCGTTCCTGAAGGGACATGGGAAGCGGGCGGATCTCATCCTCGAGTGCACCGGTTACAGTCCGCTGGCCTTCGACGCGATGACTGCGCTCGGACCGAACGGCGTGCTCGCGCTGCTCGGTGTGACGCCGGGGAACCGTCGCGAGAAGGTGTCCGTCGATCGGATCAATCATGAGCTCGTGCTCGAGAATAAGTGCGTGCTCGGGTCGGTGAACGCCTCGCGCAAAGACTTCGAGACCGGCCTGTACCGCCTTGGCCGTATGGAGTCGCTGTTCCCTGGCGTTCTGGACCGATTGTTAACGGATCGGCTGACGATGGAGCAGGTGGCGCAGCTTGATTTTAGCGGAATCGGTGTGAAGGCGGTTGTCGATGTTATACCTCAGTCGGAATGGACGAGGCTTGCGGCAGCGAGTGAAGGGGAAGTGGCGTACAGCTTCTCCGTGTAG
- a CDS encoding disulfide oxidoreductase has product MNWKPFIRENGLHLSWAIALVATLGSLYFSEVLMYAPCKLCWYQRILMYPLVLLLGIAAVRKEQRFYWYVLPLSIWGGGISLYHYLMQKTGLFAEGAKACGIVPCDVDYINWFGFVTIPFLAWVAFVLITVIQLLMLAASRK; this is encoded by the coding sequence ATGAACTGGAAACCGTTTATTCGTGAGAACGGACTTCATCTGTCATGGGCGATCGCACTTGTTGCGACGCTGGGCAGCTTGTATTTCTCCGAGGTGCTGATGTATGCACCGTGCAAGCTGTGCTGGTATCAGCGAATACTGATGTATCCGCTCGTGCTGCTGCTCGGCATTGCGGCGGTTCGCAAGGAGCAGCGCTTCTACTGGTATGTGCTCCCGCTGTCCATCTGGGGGGGCGGCATCTCGCTGTACCACTATTTGATGCAAAAGACAGGCTTGTTCGCGGAAGGCGCGAAGGCGTGCGGCATCGTGCCGTGCGACGTGGACTATATCAACTGGTTCGGCTTCGTGACGATCCCGTTCCTGGCCTGGGTCGCGTTCGTTCTGATTACAGTCATTCAGCTGCTGATGCTCGCGGCGAGCCGGAAGTAA